gagtggaacaatgtgtggaatgaatattctgaatgcaggtacatttacaacatttcaaagacatttggataggtccatgaatagggaaggtttacagggaaatgggccaaatttaggtaggtggggctagtttagtttgggaacatggtcggaatgctctggttgggccaaaaggtctgtttctgtgctgtatgattttcTGTatataagattttttttctttgtattgttttgaatttataatattttaaaaatctatttttaaataaaaaatctatttttaaataaaaagatggGGAGGACAAgtcagtgaactatagaccagtgagcctgacggcgGTAGTGGgcatgttggagggaatcctgagggacaagatgtatatgtatttggaaaggcaagaactgattagggatcatcaacatggctttgtgcatggaaaatcatgtctcacaaacttgattgagttttttgaagaagtaacaaagaggattgaggagggcagatcCATagggacttcaataaggcatttgacaaggttcctcatgggagactggttagcaaggttagatctcatggaatacagggagaactagccatttggatacagaactggctcaaaggcagaagacagagggtggtggtggatggttgtttttcagactggaagcctgtgaccagtggagtgccacaaggatcggtgctgggccctctactttttgtcatttacacaaatgatttggatatgagcataagaggtatagttagtaagtttgcagatgacaccaaaattggaggtgtagtgaacagcgaagagggttacctcagattacaacaggatcttgaccaaatcggccaatgggctaagaaatagcagatggagtttactttagataaacgAGAggcgttgcattttgggaaagcaaatcagagcagaactcatacatttaatggtaaggtcctagggagtgttgctgaacaaagaccttggagtgcaggttcatagctccttgaaagtggagtcacaggtagataggatagtgaaggcggcatttggtatgctttcctttattggtcacacaacaccaggttatagtccaaacaggttgaattggaagcacactagctttcggagcgacgttccttcagagtattgagtacaggagttggcgagacaggacattggttaggccactgttggaataacgcatgaaattctggtctccttcctattgaaaggatgttgtgaaacttgaaagggttcagaaaagatctacaaggatgttgccaggattggaagatttgagatttagggacaggttgaataggctggtgctattttccctggagtgtcggaggcatttgtaaaatcatgaggggcatggataggataaatagacaaaatctttccctgggatgggggagtcagaacttgagggcataggtttagagtaagaagggaaagatataaaagagaccttttcacgcagcgggtggtacatgtatggaatgaactaccagggtaagtggtgaaggctaatacaggtgcaacatttaaaagacatttagatggatatacgaataggaaaggtttggagggatatgggcagggtgctggcaggtaggactacattgggttgtgttatggttggcatggatgagatggatcaaatggtctgtttctgtgctgtacatctctatgactctgtcagaGACTACATAATTCAGAAATTGTACAACTACCCATTAAGATCTCTATATTAAACTTCTGTTTTCCAACCAGACTAAGTAGCTTTTCTGCTGAAAACTTTGTTAGGCATCCTTCCCCATTATGTATGAGCAATGTGAATTAATACTAATGAGAAAGATTGGTGGCAGTGAATTGATCCATGTATCACAGATGATTCCAGTAGACATGACTACAAAACATACCATGATAGGGTACCCATCACCTACTAGCTCACAAAATGCTAGCAGTAGTATCCTTCTGAAGAAATCTCCAACTGTCTCAAAGGCACAgccatcaaaggagaaggagggaggagaAAAAGTACTGAGATGAGGTCAACTGAGTTCAGAGTGTGAGCAGACCAAGAGGCAAATAATTAACATGTTGTCATGATAGAGGGGGAAAGAAGAAATGCCATTAGGTTGTCcagataggtgcagctccaacaacatccgAGCTTGACACTATGCAGGGCAAAGTGGCCCATTtcatttgcaccacatccacaaacattgactccccttgccactgatgctcagtagcagcagtgcataccacctacaagatgcactgcagaaattcaccaagggcaCTTAGTtggcaccttccaaatccatgaacaCCCCCTTAGAAGGATGAAGGCATTACATACAAGAGAACACCACCATCCACAAGCTCCCCTCCAAGATACTTACCggtctgacttggaaacatatcactgttccttcaatgtaaccgggtcaaaaatcctggaattccctctcaaaTAGGATCTTCATGGGCATCTACACAACAAAAGGGCTTAAAGAAGATACtgcaccatcactttctcaatggccattagggatgggaaattaatgctggcccagccagtgagatccacatcccctgaatgaatttgaaaaatgaTGCCAAAGCACTAAGCTATCAAAAGTGGGAGGGATGCATGCTTTCTGTTTCAGATATTAACTTAATTAAGGCCTTTCCTATCCCAGTTCAGTGAGGCCTCAAAAGACACCTACCAGTAGATTTAAGAGTCGTCAACTAAATGAGACCCTGTTTCTGTGGTTAGAGATTCACAACCTCAATGGAAAAGTGATTCAGGGATCAGAAAGGAGGAGGTGGGAGATCAAGACTTGGTAGGGTGACTGAGGAGTCAAAGGAAATGGCAGTAGGGACATGgctagacagatagacagatagaaggtaaaaacaatgactgcagatgctggaaaccagattctggattagtggtgctggaagagcacagcagttcaggcaggagCCACaatgcagcaaaatcgatgtttcgggcaaaagcccttcatgaggaataaaggcagagagcctgaagcatggagagataagctagaggagggtgggggtggggagaaagtagcatagagtacaacgggtgagtgggggaggggatgaaggtcagggaggagagggtggagtggataggtggaaaagaagataggcaggtaggacaagtctggacaagtcatggggatagctggaagtttggaactagggtgaggtgggggaagacagacaaagagatAGATAGGCCTCCTGCTGTATATATAACTTGATACTAGCAGTCCATTTTGATAAGAAATCAAATTCAATGTTTCACGATTGCCTCAATATACTCAATTTCCAAAAGTAAATTGAAAAAAGACAAGAACAATATTTTAGATACTGCTTTCATGTTGCTGCTAGTCCATAGCAAACTCGGAATGGAAATCTCTGAACATTTCCTATTAGAGTCTGAAGAGTTCCTTTCATTTTGAAGCACAAATCCAAAAAGGCATACATAAGAGCCCCAAAACGAACTTCACCTAATGACAGGAGACAATCCTTTTTCTTTTGAACCCTATCATGACTTTCATAAATATTTAAGCTTGTAAATCTATTATTTGGTAAATAATTTTCCTGCCATGAAGGGATAAGCTATCAAATTCCATTCTGCAGAAGATAAATATCACGTAACATAGAttaatctaatctccagcagaaCTATTCCAAAGTGAAAACAGTCAACTAGTTTGTTTTGAAATCTTCTGCTACCACCATAAAGATTTATTTTGGGATAAGTTAAAGTTATATAAACTCTATTCGTTGAGAGGTAAATATGTCAGTTTTTGTTCTTGGTTGCTGCAGTGACTAGAAGCAGCCAGGGAAATGTATTCTATCCTATACGTGAGTCTTTTACTATCAATAACACATAGTCTTCCTACCTTTAGGAATGGACAGAAGAATCATAACAAGCTGCTACTTATTTCCTTTGATGGCTTTCGTTGGGATTACGACGAAGATGTTGAATGCCCAAATTTGAAAAATTTAATCAAAGAAGGCGTAAAAGCCAAATATGTTACACCCCCCTTTATTACAATAACCTCTCCATCTCATTTCACATTGCTAACGGGTAAGTTCTCTTCCTTCATTGTTATTCTGATTGAATGGATAATTGGATTGTTGCAAAGTTGTAATGATTTACAAACTTCAACAAATTATCTAATTGTTATGCAGCAAAGGGAACAGACTTCAACCATGTATATCAAAGTCTGCAATTATACATTTCAATTATAAGGATCATTGGGTATTTCCATGGCTTCtgctagggataggcaataaacattggccagccagagatacccacattccatgagtgaatttaaaaaaagttatgaCTCCAATTAAAAGTTATACTTATTCATATTTACTGATAATTGTAATGTAACACTGGATTCGGTTTCCTTTGCTCATGTTTTCAATTCATGGATTAACTTTGTGACTAGTAGTTAGGTAGCCAAAGCGCTATCACCAAAGCGCTAACTGATGAGTTAACATGGATAAACCTGTTAATCTTAAACACAGcagggaaacatttaaaatcaacttggacaaataaaaaaaaacttattcagCATAACTGTGACATGGCTGAATCATTGCTAAATGCTAAGTTTATTTACATTACCAAATGTAAAGTATCATAATTTGTAAATACTTAGGATCAATTTTCTAGATGTACCATTCATTTTGTCTTATTTAAGGGTATTGACAGCTCCAGGAGGAATTCCTTGCAGCCAAGAGTCGGAACTATAGTTTTAATAATTTCATTGTGAAAAGCAGCGAAATAAAATCTTCTCTTCCCTCAAGTGCACATCTTCCAAAACGATGATTTATGTGTGAgatgaagagaaagaaagaaggcaTGCAACATAATACTTTACCAACATTTGATTCATTCTGAAGAATATCAGAATTGTCTAGACGACTTTTGTTCATCTATTTTATATCTTCAATTCAGAtactcactttttttttgttgtaaatTCTTTATTGGTTAAGAAATACAGTTTGTAGTTTCCAGAAAAGTGTTAACTGTTGTGCTGTAATCGATTATTGAAATGTTGAAAATTTACATTATAGTATGAagcaattgaatttattgtctgtGCCAGCTATGCATAACTATACAAAATAAAATCACTGTACCAAAACAAACTAGACCAGCACTGCCATTTAGTgggaaggattttttaaaaaaatacagttcCCCACAGTCTTAAAAAGGTACTGATGTTACTCAATTCTCCCTTGTGGAATGCATTTGTTAAGCTGCTGTTTGACAACATTGAATTGGTACATCATAGAAATGCTATGActctgaaagaggccattcagcccatcatgtcataGCTTCCCAAATTTAGGGGTAAATTCCAGACACccacaccctctgggtgaaaatatttttcttcatgtCCGCTCTAATCCTTAAATCTCTGTCTGGCAATTGACATTTTTGTGAGGAACAACAGATCCTTGCCTGCTGTATCCTAAGCTTTCATTATGGTGTACTCCTCATTTATGTCACCCTTTAAATCAAATGTTTGGATCAGATGTTTTCTGCAAAGTTCTTGTTATGATTTCTAAGTCACTGAGAAGTATCTCTAACTTCAAAACGGTAGTCAGAAGCTACATCCCAAAATGTAAGTTGCACACTGCAGTCAGTGggcatgtaaatcacaaaacaaaactgattAACACAAATACACAGTTATACAAATATGTCCCTCAATAATATTTAAGAACATGTCAATAGAGCAAAGAAAATCACATTTAATAAGGTCAAAGTATTGCAAGTATGAGTAAATTGTCCaatttttcctcataagacaactccTTCACCCCAAAAAATCAATCAAGTGGATCTTATCTGAACTGCTACTAATGGAATTATATCCTTACTTAAATAGAGCAGACTAAAACTATCCACAGTACTTGGGTTTGGTTTCGCCAATGTCCTGGGGAACTGAAGTAAAaactccctacttttgtattccatTTCCTTTACAATAAacaacaacattccatttgttttcctaatcacttgctggaACTGCACATTAATGTTTTGTGATTCAAGTAGCAGAACAAGATCTCTTTGTACCACACAGTTGCtacctctctccatttaaataatgtatgGCTTTCTGTTTTCCTACAAAAATGGGCAACTTCATATCTCCCACATGATATTTGGCAAATAAAAGAAAGCAGACCTGTTTTTCCTTTTAAATAAGgtaaatattgtaaataatgtGTGATTATTAGAACAGAAATGTAATCTGGGCATTATTAATTACATTGACTCAGTGGTGGTTATGCTTGATTGATATACCTTTCAGCATTATAAAATAAGAAACTAAACATCTATTTTCGCTAAAGGTAGATATATCGAGACGCATGGTGTGATCCACAACATGTGGTTCAACACAACAACTGGACAAAAAGTGCAATATTACCAGGCGCAGAGTATCAACAAATATTGGGATGCTGGAAGTTTGCCAATCTGGATCACTGCTCAGCGACAGGTAAAGGAGATTATTGGAGTATTTCTTGTAAATCTACTGGAAAAAGAGGCATAAAATGATTATGAGCAGCAAGTTTAATCTGGAGCTTTGGAGTATGGTCTTCCATCTCCCAACTGTgaagtaaatcagaaagaaaaagcaaagataAATCATTCTGGATGCAATCTCCAGCTCCCCCTTTAATTATTGCTGGTTTGGCTGCCAAGCGCCTGAGAGTACTGGCCTCAACTTGCATGTTACAGGCAGTCATAAGCAGGTTTTACAAAGGGAGCCTCAAACAACTGTTTGCAGATATATGTAAGGGGTGTAAtacttgttgaaaatgtgttgctggttaaagcgcagcaggtcaggcagacggTTGGAGGAAaggcgcctcatcttctgcctgggaaccctccaaacacaagggatgaactcagatttctccagtttcctcatttcccctccccccacctcgtctcagtcgattccctcgaactcagcactgccctcctaacctgcaattttcttcctgacctctccgcccccaccccactccggcctatcaccctcaccttgacctccttccacctatcacatctccatcgcccctcccccaaggccctcctccctaccttttatcttagcctgctggacacactttcctcgttCTTGGTGaggggcttgtgcccgaaacattgaatttcctgttccttagatgctgcctgacctgctgcgctttaaccagcaacacattttcagctctgatccccagcatctgcagacctcacttcttaATCGTGTAATACTTGTTTTCAGGCCTGTGTAttggtgacctgtacaagagccTTTACTAATATGATAGATAGCGTACGGTTGTAGCAACCATATTGATTCTTTTGGTGACCCCCTGACAGCATACTAGAGCTGTGATGCAATTCAATTTATTTAGCATTAATTTCTTAACATGGGGTAAAGTTACATATTTGCAGAATTAAAATTAATGAAAATTTTTGATTGTGTTTACATGgatttctttaaaattatgaaagtaaAATTTGTTGAAGAGAAATAACTGAAAGTTTTTAATTCTCTTGGACAGCAAACAAAAATCACCTTAGGATCTGTCTGACTCAAGAGCCTGCCCTTCCCAAtttaacaaaaactgaaattcaaCTAAACACAGCAAGACACATCACAATGATATGTCCATAATTGTACCCAAAAACACAAGATAAGACTCAATGTCTTGAAATAACATTTTTTTGAAGAATAAAAGAATTAAAACCCTTGAACATTTTATCAGCCACCGTAAATAAGTGGAGGATGGAAATAAAATTTTCAAATCGGGGAGGTGGGCATTTCTTTCAATGTTTTAAACTGCATCTTCCCTGTGAATGAGAGAGCTTCTATATTGCAATTACTACTGGAAGACCACCAAAGGTTTCAGGTATGGGAATCAGTTGTCGTTTGACTAACTGAAGAATGGAACCAATTATATAGTGTTGAGAATGCAGAATTCTATTGGTAAAGCCAAATCTTTTAGAATGCTGCGAGGAGAGGGGAATGTGTGATTAGAATTTTCATTCACCTGTCGAGACAGGTTGAGGGACTGACGGATGCATTTTCTTGTTGTCTCGGTCAGTGTGTTGCTCTTCTGATATGGTCCCACCTCGAGACAACTTTCATCAGCCTGCTTTCATGAAACCTACTTGCCTGCAAGGACTAGGTAGTCATGAGTCAATAACAACTTTTAAGGCCAATCTGTATTTGCTAATTGGAACTTTCCACCCACACATTCAACTCCTGCCTGAGACCCAAATGTAGTCAAGGGTTGGAGGCAGCTTCCCACTGGTGAGCCAAGGAGGGGAAAATTCAGTTAGGGAACACTTTTCCTAGTCTTACTCCTATCCATATCATGGCCATAGGGCAGCTTGCTGGTCATCAGTGGATAGGTTACTCCTCCACAAAAAGTCTGGTCATTGTATGTACTTTGTTTTGAAAAATTTGTAAAACCACTCAAAAATCCCCATTTCTTTCTCTTATCTACATCAATGAGTCTCTCCACAGACCATGAGCTGGCCATATGTCAGTATTGAAGGGCCTCCTATTATCTCTCCAACCtcaggtgctcaccttccatcctcaATTGGTCTGAGCCCTCCAGCACGTTTACTTCATTGGTTTTCCAcccaccccgccccctcccccaaactgAAAATTGCACTCCAGCTCCCAGCACATGGGGCTTCCTGATCACAATTCCTCCTGATGGCAGGTTCACAAACTTTCACACCCCTCTCAAAACTTGTAAATTAAGGACAGCTCAGTTTAAAAGTTCTAAAAGATCCTATCAGCAATTTGTCAACTAAGTTTGACATCACAATGATGTTACCTTTCTGGTAGCATAAAGAAAAAACCTTCTCAAAAGAATTTCACATCATTTTTCTACCTCCACATTGGTCAGAACCTTGGACTGAATTTGTAAGTTCAATTGATGAATATGCTGAGAAATTGCATTGCTGTAGAAAATATAAATGCATTAATCAAGTGATATTTTACCTCTATATGTATTTCTAAAGGGTTTAAAAACAGGCTCCTTTCACTTCCCTGGCACCAAACCTACCTATGACGGAGAAGATGCTTTCCTGAAAGTGGTAGAGCCTCCATTTTATGATTACAGCAATGAAACAGCCTGGAAAGAAAGCATTGATACAGTAATGCAATGGTTCACTTCGCAAGGTCTGGATTTTGTTTCGCTCTActttggtgaaccagatggagcTGGCCACAAACATGGACCTGAATCAATACAGAGAAAAGACATGGTGCGGCAGGTAGACAGAACAGTAGGTTACTTACTTCAGAGTATTGAAAGTCATGGCTTGAAATCTAAACTCAATGTCATCATCACTTCTGATCACGGAATGACTACTGTGCTGAAAGAACCCCAGGTTACAGAAATTGTGCTGAAAAGAATTGCCAACTTCTCATTCAAAGACAATGATTTTGAATTACTCGATTATGGACCAAATGGCATGTTATTACCAAAAAATGGAATGACAGAAAAGGTGTATCAAGCTCTAAAAGGTGCCCATCCTCATCTAAACGTTTATAAAAAAGAGGATTTTCCAAAAAGATTCCACTATTCTAACAACGAAAGAATTCTCCCTATTATCATGTACGGTGACCTTGGCTATGTTGTTCACGGGGTGAGTACCTAAATAGAACAAATGCAAGTGAGGAGGGTAATCTATTTATTTCCTCAATAGTGTGTTAATTCAGCATTGGTGCAGATGTGTAGATTTTGCTTGACTGGTGTAACTAGTAACTACAAAGCTGAAAAACATCTCATGAAGAGCTTTTATTGAGGCAGCTTCAGGCCAATTCACATCCAACAATCTGCTTTGAAAACTCTGCTCACATTTTGACAGTTTAGCAAAttccacagcagcagcagagataGTCCACATTATTGTAAGTAAAGCAgtggaaaaaaaacaatttttaaaaaccaaGCATTAAATTGCCTTTTCACCAAATGTTAATTAATCCATCTAAATAAATTCCAGGACCTGGATCCAGATCTGCACCATCGCTACAGACTAATAAGCTTTCCGAAGGTCATGTATTATTGATGTTCCCAGTTTCATTGAAATCCAtctattcattatttattgtttccaGACAAATAAAAGTATTagtgtttgacatttttctacTTTGTTTACGAACAAATCATCTAAACTCTCCAAATTCTGCTTTACCTTTCCAATGGTCACTTGGCGTTTTGTAAGTAGTAAGTGAAACACACCACAGTTCTATGTTTGTTCTTAAAACTCCAAAGTCGTCTGGTAAATTCATTGTACCCCAGTGAATATCTAAAACTACTATTGTTATGGTTTTGATTCAAGTTACATCGCTTCAGTGTGATGTTCTACTCTCAAAAACAGAGCATAGATTTTCATTTTTACAAGAAGAGAATTGCCAAACAACTTCTGTGCATCAGTACCACTTtaacaaaagaagaaaataattATGATTTCCATTTTATTATTCAGTCCTGAGGCACAAGCACTAGCATGGCCAAGATTTATAACATGCTTTGAGAATCTGATAGTGAACCAACCTCTTAAACTCCTGTTGCCTTTATACAATACGTGTAGTACTTTGATGCATATGAATGATTTGCTAGACTATTTTACATGGCAGTTAAGAGGCAGCCACAATCCAACTATTGCTGCGGATATGAAATCACATGTAGCACATACAGGGCGAAGATAGAAGATTTTCTTCCCTGCTGGtcattagcaaaccagatggtTTTTGACAATCAATCATTAAACTGCCTTCCTCGATCTCAAAACCATTTCTCTTGACTCCCACGGTCATGACATTGGAGGAGCGTTCATCTTTTCCAAAGAAAATCATTCCAACAATTGCACCATTCTGCCAAGGCTAGCATTCATAACCAATTCATATACAACAAAATGACTTGTTCAGTCATTTCACAGGTCAGTGAGAAGTTAGGTTAACCACACTGCCATAGGTTTGAAATACATACTGAGCTAGGACACCCACatccaagtcccacctgctgcagaagTGCCACACCAtgtcaaacaggttgattagaaatatctgCAAGAACTGGAGTCATATACTAATCAGATCAGGTGGGAATAGAGGATATTCTTTTCTAAAGTTCTAGAGTGAAGTAGACTTGTTATGATGTTAGCTTCTACTGATGGTTGCGTTTTAAAAGATTTTCAGGTTAATTTAATAGCTGATTTTAAATTGCCCAGCTGTCATAATGGGCTTCGATTCATGTCTCCGGATCATTAGCCTATATCCCTCgataataaggtaaaaacaaggactgcagatgctggaaaccagagtctagattagagtggtgctggaaaagcacagcaggtcagacagcatcagaggagcaggagtccAGTAAATATAACCCCCAAACTATCAACTCTTTACAGATGACAGAAATTACCTCTAATTAAATGTGGAATATCTCAAAGCCAGTGTTTTTTGGTTCcggccacaaacctcattccttaACCAGAAACATTAGTCTTCTCAATGGAAATAGTCCGAGGCCAAACCAGACTGTTTACAATTTTGGTGGTGTTTAATGCCAAAATGGATTTCCAACCATATATCCACGTTATGATGAAGATTATGTACTTCCGGTTCTGTAACTTTGCCTGACCCTGCCTTTGCCTCCACCCATTTGTTGCTTTTTGTATGCCTAGTCTTGAGCATTTCAATTACCTTTTAGCCAGTTTGCCCTCTTGCAGCCTCCATAACCTGGACATCATCCAAAACAGTTGTCCTGGTCTTAACTCATCAGGTTCTGCTCACCTAAAATCTCTGTGGTCATGAATCTACATTGCTAAACCAGTAGCCaatgtttcaattttaaaatatgcTTCCTGGTTTTCTCCATGGCTTTTCCCTTCCCTATCCTtttaacctcctccagctccacactcacaTTTGTTGCATCTGATTTTAATTGGTCCATCATGGTGGTCTTTCTTTCAACTATAAAAGCCTCAGGCTGTAGAATCTCCTTAAACACCTCCAACTCTAGCTTCCTCGGAGATGTCCCTACAACCTACTTCTTTGATTAAACATTTGATTTTCTGCCTTAAAATTTAATTTAGTCGCTCAGTATTAAAATATTTCATAACTTTCCTGAGGAAAAACTTCAGAATATTTTACTACTTTGAAATACTAAGCAAATACAAACCGTTATTGTTGATTATTAATCCACCATCCTATTCGTGTGATGTTGTAACATGGGAAGATTGTATCTCCATTATAAGGACCTAAATGTTTATTAAAAGGAAGGATCTGGGGAAACAGTGGAAAGAAATGGCAGGAACTGTGTGTAGGTACAAGTTTCTAAATGCCAACAAGTTGTTGACAAATACTCCGCTGCATTTTGCTATTTGATTACAATTTACCAACTCTTGATAACAAACTGGTTATAAACGCTTCAGTTACACAGAAATGAATCAAATCTTTAGGAATACTGAGGCAAATACCAAACTAGAAAAGTGAATTTCATTAAACTAGAGACAAAGTGATCCATGAAACCTAATTTGACATTAGGCTCCATTTGTTGTGTCAGATATTTTTCCTAGGAAGATCCTCTAATATACAAGAGATTTTCAGGCATGTTTTGCAACAGTAATATTACTGTACATCACATACAAATATTTTACACATCGTCAAATCAGACAGGCATCTCAAATTCCTCATTTACAATCATTTACACATGTAACAGTTTGCATTCTGAAAAGGTAGTTTGCAGTTTACATTCTTTAGAGTTTAACTGTTTATTGCTAAGACTTTCTTTTCTAAAATCAAAAGAACAGGCATCTGATTGAGAAGTTAGCAAAAACTGATGAGAATTCAACTCCAACAAGTCTAATTTATTACAATTAAAAAGGGAGCCTGGTT
Above is a window of Hemiscyllium ocellatum isolate sHemOce1 chromosome 25, sHemOce1.pat.X.cur, whole genome shotgun sequence DNA encoding:
- the LOC132827974 gene encoding ectonucleotide pyrophosphatase/phosphodiesterase family member 7-like, giving the protein MYSILYVSLLLSITHSLPTFRNGQKNHNKLLLISFDGFRWDYDEDVECPNLKNLIKEGVKAKYVTPPFITITSPSHFTLLTGRYIETHGVIHNMWFNTTTGQKVQYYQAQSINKYWDAGSLPIWITAQRQGLKTGSFHFPGTKPTYDGEDAFLKVVEPPFYDYSNETAWKESIDTVMQWFTSQGLDFVSLYFGEPDGAGHKHGPESIQRKDMVRQVDRTVGYLLQSIESHGLKSKLNVIITSDHGMTTVLKEPQVTEIVLKRIANFSFKDNDFELLDYGPNGMLLPKNGMTEKVYQALKGAHPHLNVYKKEDFPKRFHYSNNERILPIIMYGDLGYVVHGRAKFQFNKGEHGFDNEHMDMKMIFRAFGPDFKKNYLAEPFESVNIYPLMCELLHIKPEPNNGSLELTRRMLNYQDTKCKKQLRKNKLDHSLPIKDDRTMK